A portion of the Malania oleifera isolate guangnan ecotype guangnan chromosome 3, ASM2987363v1, whole genome shotgun sequence genome contains these proteins:
- the LOC131151257 gene encoding uncharacterized protein LOC131151257: MDKILAVLNCTKKQKVLFATFKLTREAERQWHAVFYDRYFPATARNAKAKKFFNLTQRHLTVRQYATRFVKLSLFAPFMVPDEYQKTTWFERVLNQRIHEHMACLKIHDFTELVGKATVVESSLQRGVEALERRRRPVSPRP; this comes from the exons atggatAAGATATTAGCAGTGCTGAACTGCACTAAGAAGCAGaaggttcttttcgccaccttTAAGCTGACCAGAGAAGCTGAACGACAGTGGCATGCA GTCTTTTATGACCGATATTTTCCCGCCACCGCCAGGAATGCGAAGGCGAaaaaatttttcaacttgacaCAGAGGCATCTCACTGTTCGGCAGTATGCTACTAGGTTCGTGAAACTTTCCCTCTTTGCACCttttatggttccagatgaatatcaAAAGACAACATGGTTTGAAAGGGTCTTAAATCAGAGGATTCATGAGCATATGGCGTGTTTGAAAATACATGACTTCACAGAACTTGTGGGTAAAGCCACTGTTGTAGAGTCGAGTCTACAGAGAGGTGTAGAAGCATTAGAACGAAGGAGGAGACCCGTGTCTCCCAGACCCTAA